Below is a genomic region from Hydrogenimonas thermophila.
TCTTAAACTTCCCTCATTTGGAGTTTCATTATAATCCCAGATATTATTGAAAATCTCCTCTTTTGTTAAAGGTTTATTTTGATTTTGTAGAAAAAATGCAAGTAATTTAGCCTCTTTTGGTTTTAGTGATACCCTATTACCATCTACCTTGAGTATAAAATTAAGTGTATCAAAACTGCTTCTATCATCTATTCTAACTATTTTGTCAATACTTTTATAATGCCTTTTTATTACTGCCTCTATTCGTGCAAGTAACTCTTTTAAAGCAAAAGGTTTTCTAATATAATCATCACACCCTGCTTCAAATCCACTTGTAACATCATCAACACCATGTAAAGATGTAATAAATATAGCAGGTGTTTCATTACCATCTTGACGAATCTCTTTTAAAAGCTCTATACCATTTTTTATAGGAACTTTAACATCAAGCAAAAGTAGATCAAAATGCTCTTCATAAAGCTTTTCAATAGCATCTTGTGCATCAAAACTCTGTACCACTTCAAAATTATTAGCAGATAAGAACTGTACAACAGTATTGCTCAACTCAATATCATCTTCTAGTAAAAATATTTTTGGTTTCAAACATTTGCCCTATATTAAAATTTAAATTTTAAATTATTTTAGCGTAATATTTCATCTTGTGTTCACCTTTTAAAGCTATAATACTCTCCTAAAATTTTTTAATTAAGGGATTAAAGTTTATGAAGCAACTTATAAGATACTCAGCATTTACTGTAGCTTTAGGAGTCTCTCTTTTTGCAGCTGATGGAAAAACACTGTTTGAACAAAAGTGTGCATTCTGCCATATGACAACAAAACCTACACCACAACAACGTTCACAAATGGTAGCACCACCAGCTGCTGGAGTAATGTTTCATGTAAAAGATAGATATCCTAACAAAGCAGATGCGGTAAATTTTATTGTAGATTATGCACATAATCCATCTAAAGAGAAGGCTCTATGTCCTTCAATCAGACGATTTGGACTTATGCCATCACAAAAAGGTGCAGTTACAAAAGATGAGTTAAAAGCAATAGCATCTTATATGTTCGACACATTCCCACCATCAGGTTTCAAACACCCTAAAGGTATGGGAATGGGTATGGGAATGCCGTTACAGCGTTAAATTAATTCCAATCATGAATATGATAATGTGAGTGTTCCACACCGTCATGGCGATGCTTATGACGGTGCATCAACCTTGCCTCTATCATCAACTCTTTTTTATCTAAAAGAGTCTTTAAATCTCCATCATAGAGAAGTTTATGATCGTGGCTTAAAACCAATGCTCTATCGCCAAGCTCTGAAGCAAGAGATAGGTTATGAGTAGATGTAACAGTTGTAATTTCAAGCTCATCAATCAACTCTACAAGCCAAGCTGTTGTTACCGGATCAAGACTTGATGTAGGCTCATCCATCAAAAGCAGTTTTGGCTCAACAGCTAAAATAGCTGCCAATGCAACTCTTTGCTTCTCTCCTCCACTAAGAAAAAATGGTGGTGTATCAAGGTATTTTGTCAGTGAGAACTTTTTTGCTATCTCTTCAGCACGATCTTCAATATTATCAAATCCAAACTCCCTTAAACCAAACTCTATCTCTTCTCTGACTGTTGCATTAAAAAGCAGCATATTTGGATCTTGCATTAAAAATACAACATCTTTTCTAAAGCTACGAGATAACTTTTTAATACTCTTTTTATCTATCTTTTCACCACGGTAAAAAAGCTCACCCTTTTCTGGGAAAATTAGAGCATCCATTATCTTCAAAAGAGTTGACTTTCCGCTTCCGTTAATTCCAAGTAGAACAACCCTCTCCCCCTCTTCTATAGAGAAAGAGATGTCACGTAACAACTCTTTTCTTTGCCCTTTAAAGTCTATATGATCAAATGATACATCTTTTAACTCAATCATTAAAAAATCCTCTACTCTTCATTCCATTGGTTATCTCTTTTGATGTATGAAGAGTTTTGTTTAAAAAGTATAGCAGTGCTGCTTTAAGTGATATTAGCCACGTTGAAAAAGTTGGTTTGACGGTACGAGATGCATACCCCATTTTAAACTCTGAAAATGTTCTTCTAAAAATTGTCATTTGTGAAAATGCTATAGCAACAAGAGCGCTAAGCTGTTTCGAAAAAGAGAGAGCTTTAAAAAGATTTACTCTTTCAAGCATAAGAAAAGTCATAAATGTAAGCAAGACAACACGAAGATTAAGTAAAATCAGAAAATTTGGATCTATCTTTTTAAAAAGACCCATTGTAATATATGAAAGAGAGACTACAATTAGTGTTATAAACAGACTCTTTACTGTCTTTTTAAATAGATAGAAAAAAGATTTCCCTGATACTAAAAAAAGTATAGATAATCCTAACAATAGTAACATTGGTTCATGTATTGATGTAAATAAAACCAATGCCAATAGATAGAATAGAAGTATAACCTGATCTCTATTTATCTTCATCAAACACCGTCTTAAAATTCTTTTTAAGATACCTATAGAGTGCAACAGTTACAATACCCTCTATAATCCCAATCATTGAGTGAGGAACCATTAGTGCAATAGTTGTCGTTTTAAGATCAAATGGGAAAAAGAGTGGCTCTCCTGCAGATGAAGCTATAATAGGTTGAATACCCAAAATAAAAGCTACAAAGAGGGCAGGAGCATTAACTCCTATCCATCCTGCAGCAAATATAGCAAAGGTTTCATTCACCCGTTTTAAAGCCCTAAAAGTATAGTAAGCTGTAAAACTTCCTATAAATGCAATAGCCAATACATTTATACCAAGTGTAGTAACACCACCCTCACCAAAAAAGAGTGCTTCAATGACTATGACCATTGAGATTGCACCAAATGCCAAATAAGGAGAAAAAAGGAGTGCAATCAGCGCAACTCCACTCAAGTGCGCTGATGTCCCTCCAGGCAACGGTATAGTTATAAGCATAAGCACAAAACTAAGTGCTGAAAGTGTAGCAAGAAATGATATCTGATCACTCTCTAATTTAGCTTTTTTAAATGCCATATACCAAAGTGCTACTGTTACACCTGTAACCGGTATATAAGTCTGAGGTGATATAAATCCGTCAGGAATATGCATTGTTTACCTACTTAATTAAAATAGTGTCGAAAAAGTAAAGAGTGCTCTATAATCCTCTTTTCCCTCAGCACCCTGCTGTTGACTCTCTTCATTCAAATCTGTCCACATTGGAGTTTTGATCCCAAATCCTGCACTAATGCTTCCTTTATATATGCGAAAGCCAATTGTATCATATAAAATATGACCGCCGGTAGCACTCTCATATACTCCATCAACTTTATC
It encodes:
- a CDS encoding response regulator transcription factor, whose product is MKPKIFLLEDDIELSNTVVQFLSANNFEVVQSFDAQDAIEKLYEEHFDLLLLDVKVPIKNGIELLKEIRQDGNETPAIFITSLHGVDDVTSGFEAGCDDYIRKPFALKELLARIEAVIKRHYKSIDKIVRIDDRSSFDTLNFILKVDGNRVSLKPKEAKLLAFFLQNQNKPLTKEEIFNNIWDYNETPNEGSLRTFVKVLRKYLGKNRIETIKDVGYRYVSE
- a CDS encoding c-type cytochrome → MKQLIRYSAFTVALGVSLFAADGKTLFEQKCAFCHMTTKPTPQQRSQMVAPPAAGVMFHVKDRYPNKADAVNFIVDYAHNPSKEKALCPSIRRFGLMPSQKGAVTKDELKAIASYMFDTFPPSGFKHPKGMGMGMGMPLQR
- a CDS encoding energy-coupling factor ABC transporter permease; translated protein: MHIPDGFISPQTYIPVTGVTVALWYMAFKKAKLESDQISFLATLSALSFVLMLITIPLPGGTSAHLSGVALIALLFSPYLAFGAISMVIVIEALFFGEGGVTTLGINVLAIAFIGSFTAYYTFRALKRVNETFAIFAAGWIGVNAPALFVAFILGIQPIIASSAGEPLFFPFDLKTTTIALMVPHSMIGIIEGIVTVALYRYLKKNFKTVFDEDK
- a CDS encoding energy-coupling factor ABC transporter ATP-binding protein, with amino-acid sequence MIELKDVSFDHIDFKGQRKELLRDISFSIEEGERVVLLGINGSGKSTLLKIMDALIFPEKGELFYRGEKIDKKSIKKLSRSFRKDVVFLMQDPNMLLFNATVREEIEFGLREFGFDNIEDRAEEIAKKFSLTKYLDTPPFFLSGGEKQRVALAAILAVEPKLLLMDEPTSSLDPVTTAWLVELIDELEITTVTSTHNLSLASELGDRALVLSHDHKLLYDGDLKTLLDKKELMIEARLMHRHKHRHDGVEHSHYHIHDWN